A region of the Chroicocephalus ridibundus chromosome 1, bChrRid1.1, whole genome shotgun sequence genome:
GTCCTTACCAAGAAAAGGTTAATTTGCAGCACTGTGGCCTTCagccttctccccccaccctccatgGAATCCTTTAATCACGTTGGTGCGGTGAAATTTCAGCCCTGAAATGGTGCCTTTGTGCAATCGTTTTGGCGTCCGCCATGGAGCGCGGGGGtcgttttcttgtctttttttttttttttttttaaatggattcttTGTTTCCTAccagcctcccctccccagccttgcATCTGTATCAGATACGATTAAAGGGATAGGGAAGGATGCGGGCCAGCCACTGCTAGGCTGCAGGAGGAGTGGTTAACCCCTCTGTTACCAGTGGCATTTTTCAGCCCTGTCTTAGTTGTGAGGAGGCATCCCCTTCCACTAGAGAATGGTTGAGGCAGAGCCCACTTgctttcttaatttgttttttgaagaGCCGGAGAACGGCGCTTATGTGTGGCTAAGAACTTTCTTTTACTGCTCTTCCGTTCATCCACATCATGTCCATTTTCTCTCCCACCCCTGTGATCAGCTCTCCTACCCCAAACTCCGCCATGGCTTCCCTTGTTCCCCACACATGCTCCTGACCTGCTCAGCAGTGCAGGAGTTCCCTTCTGCACTCTTCCCACAGCCTGTAATTTTGGGGTAGAGATTTATCCTCCTCTCCAGTGAATGGCCACAGTCCTATTTTGCATGGAACAATTTAGCTGGCATCACCATTGTTAGATCCATTAAGCCATTCTGCTGCTGATGCTCTTGGCCCTGTAGAGGACTTCATCCAAATAGTGCTGTgagttttaaaagctttgaaCACGTTCCACAGTTCCTAGACGTCCTGCTTACTCTACTCACACAGAAAGTATTTAGTGAACACAAACTCGCTGGAACGATCACATGCGTCAGCACTGAAACCCTTTGAAATCAATTTGTAATTGTGGAGTCTCTGTGTTAATTTAGATCCCACCTTGATACCATTGGCCTTGAGAGATGTTCTTAAGCAGACCGATATCTGCTGtacattttctttccaaacttcTTCATGTAGCCTCCCAGGACCTGAGTACACCCAGGATGTCTTCTTCAACAAGTAAGAAGATGTATACATCTATTCTTGAGTATACTCTCTGTGTGCGAGTGTTTGTATTTAGGTTCTTGCTTGTGGAAGGCAAAAGGCCAGGGGCAAAACTAATGGTTCTACATTCTACAGCAAAATTAATGGTTGCTTCAAAAATACACAAGTTTGTGTATgtggggaaattttttttttgaaggtacATCATCTGCCACCTGGTGATGACGTACCAAGACGAGAAACCCCACGCTTCTATTCTGGAGAGCATGAACAATCACACTAAGAAATTCTTGGGTGAAGCACATGCAAAACAGCGCTCTTAATGGCACACGCTGAATCTTagctgaagaacagaaatcagTGTTACTACGTTTATCACTGAAGAAATGATGAGCTGGGGCGTGAACAGAAGATGAGTTTCATCTCTGTGAAGGTGTCTGGTAAAGCCAGTCAGAATTCTGCCTGTATCCTCTCCATGACAGGCAGAGGAAGGCTGTGCACAGGAtctgtgtggtggtggtgggacccATCATGCGcttactgggggaaaaaacagagactTGCAGGAAAGaggtcaaaaaaacccagacacatgAAAATGAAACTCTTAAGTTTATTATTTCATATGTTTAATGCAAAGTTAATGGTGCTAGGACAGCATAGAGActggggaaagggaggtgggggaggaaggtGCTACTTGCATAAATAAGGGGGCAGGGCTGGAAGAGGTTACATGCGTACAAGGAGCAAACATTCTACATGATCTTTTCAGACACCACAAGGATAAGTCATCCATAGCTAAGGGAGGCAGGAAAGGCATCTGACAGTCATATCAGCAGAGGGATAGAGCGGCACCGATCACAGTCCACGTTTggtcaaaatattttatctttctaGACTGGAATATCCATTGGAAGGTCCCACAACATGTCTCTGCAATCAGTTGCCAGGAGTCATCATTTCCTGCAGCAACTTTTGTGCCAGTTCACTCCTTGGCATGACAAACCACCCCAGTCCTGGAGGTGACAAAGGAGAAGTAAGCAGACTGTCCTCAGGTGTTGGGCTGAAAAAAGGAGGTTGATCTGACTGTGAGAACTGGTCGCTTCCAGTTTGAAAcccaaagaggaaaacaaattccTTTGCACCTAAATAGGCTTCTTTTCTTTACGCTCATCCAAGATTGGGTGCGTATCTACCTTGCGTAAAGCCACAGGAGTATCTTTCCATCCTCAGCGTAGGTAGGAGGGAGGTGTTGATGACTGGAAGACATGATGAACAAACGAGCAGGGAGGCACACCCCATCAGCCTGAGTTTGGAGTGGGGGTTCAAAGAGAGTATTGGAATCAACTTGGGGTGTTGGCAAGTGCATAGTAGCTTTCTTGGTGCCCCTTCGTTTCAGGCAGGCACAGTCAGACATGGAAGAGCAAGGACCAAGCTTGCTCAGAGGTTGGTTGGGATACTGAAGAGATTAGAAAAGACTGAGATGCCAGAAATGCCAGACATAAATGAACGATATAGAGTAATTGCAAGAAAGGAGGATTCACCCACAGCACCTTAATGATTCACTGGtccttccccacctctcctgcACCTCCATACATgaacacgcatgcacacacaggcTGCGATATGAGTAACACTAAGACCAACAATGCGGTTCCCGAGTCCTACGCATTGTTCAGGCAAGCCTTAAAATCTCTGTGCAGGAAAGAGCGTGGGATTAAACAAAGACAGGGTGGAGAGAAGAGGCGGGGAGAAAAGCTAGGATGCAGCTGGGGAAATCAGCAGGGAAGCAAGCATAGGCTGGTCTTCCAACGGGGTTCAAGATTCATGCATGTGTGAATCGTAGGCAGGACTGCTGCACGACGCTGAGCGCAAGGAAGCCGGCCGTGCCGTCCTCCCTACTACTCCTCCCATAACATGTTCACCAAGGCTGAGCAACCACCCTTCACCCGCAGCAGGTGACAAAGTGTTGGCCATTGTGGCCTGTTGGAAATGCTTGCAACTCCCTGGAGcagtttggggaggggaaggaaaggacagTCTCTCTCATCGTACAGTCCAGGGTGCACACAACGAAACCCACCACAGACCAGTCACTCCATGTCTAGAATCCTCCTCATCTAGAAGGCCAATAAGGTGTTGCAAGCCAGTCCCGTGGCCTGCGTGAAATTGGTAAAGGGCGAAAGGACGAAAAACCTTCCTCTAGGCCGGTGAGCCAGCGATAGCCGGGGTCAAGAAAGGCACTTCTGTATACTCAGTGGGTTCTGGTGGCTTCATGGCACTGAGTGACCTCGGAGTTCGGAGGCTCTTCTGCCTGTGCTGATTCTTCGGAGCCTTTCCGTCGCTGCTTCGGTCACCGTTCCCCATTCCCTACGGTCTGGAGAGAGTCGTATACACGGGCTGTTCCCAATGTGTGGGGCTATGGGACTGTGGCACGGAGGGTGCAGGGTCAGAGATGGCAGTGTAAAGGGGACGTTGGGAAGGTCCCATATAGGAGAAGGCAGAGTAGAGGCCAGAGGCTTGGGTGGAATGGCTGTAgtagggtcccgagggctggtgGTCCGGGTAGTCAAACTGTGGCCTGGAGATGGAGGGGAAGGCCGAACCGTAGTGGGGCAGACTCAGGGATGTGTAAGCTATCTGGGAGGTGGAGGGCTGGTCGGTGTAGTGACCTCCAGGGGCAGACCCCTCCGTTTTCACCTGGGCCTTGGAGTCCACCACCGATGAAGTGGCAGTGGACAAGGAGACTCCATGCTGCTTGGAGATCCAGGCAGAGTGTCCACtggctgcagccagggcgctcccGAGGCCGTAGCCAGCAGCTGCCGCTGCTGCATAGCCCCCAACATGGCCTGGGTGGCCAGCGTGTCCGTTGGGCGGCAGGTATTGGTCAAATTCATTGACATCAAAGGTCTCCATGTTGGACATCACTTCATGGCTGATCTCCCCGATGTCCACATTGCCAAAGTCAATGTGTGGCTTTCCGCCTTCCCCCAGGGAACGCCCTTCTCTTTTGGAGTCGGCTttgcctgcctgcagctcagtCTTAGGGGTGGTAGGAGGTGTAGGGGGCCCGTGGCTCTGACCTGCAatgtgaaaaacattttgaggagagagagagaagaaatgagtTACGGCTTTATGCCTGGGCTTCATATGCATGCTGGCTCCACTCCTCCCAACATGCCAGCAGCTGGCTGCTGGAGACTTCagtggagggagagagaaaccgccagccaaaaccaaacctttttgTGTCATATGGGAAAAGAGGGAGGGTGCAACAATACCTTGCCTGACCAGAGGACTGTAAGTTCCTGTGAAAGTCAGGCACATCCCTGTACTGCTGActccagcagagctgggtcaCGAGCAAGGTGTGAGCCACATCACTAAGGCTTTCGCTGTGGTGACTTTGTCTTTTTTGAGCCTCCGAGTTGGCTGTAACCTGTTGGTAGGTTCATGGAGACCAGGGACTCACCTGAGGAGTGTTCTGGATGACCATCGGACATGGGCGACCCTTCGCCGGGATGCCTGTGATCCAGGTGGGCGTTCTTGTAGTGGGCCTGAATGGCGGCAGCCCCGCCGGCCTCCCCCTCCACCTGGCCTTCGCCCTCGCCCTGCGTGGCTTTGCCGTTTTTCCGCCGGCGGGGCTGGTACTTGTAATCGGGGTGGTCCTTTTTGTGCTGCATTCTCAGCCGCTCCGCCTCTTCGATAAAGGGCCGCTTGTCGCTTTCATTCAACAGCCTGCAGAGGCCAGGGTGGTAaagaagagaagaggggaaggagaggggcaggtacgtcagaaaaaaaacccacctatgCACAGCATCATGCAACACGGCGTGTAAATCCAGATGTCAGGGTGTTGCCCCATTGAGGGTATTTCCCAGAACAACAGGGAGAGCTTGGAAGTGTTTCAGTGGAGACAGcaatgttttcctcctcctcattaATCATTAAGCCCTGATACTGGCTGCTGCCAGCGCTGGGTCccccttctccagctgcctgatGCTTCTCACCTCAGTAAGTTCAACACCCTCCCTTATCGTTGCCCAAAAGCGAAGCACAGCCTTTCATAGCCTTGTAAAATAAGGCTGGAGAAACTGCTTTCAAAGACTTTGGGCAAATTAAGGGTAGTTGGGGTCGTCCTTCAGACTAAGGTAGTGTGGCGCGCCCTTGCTACCTCTTGTGCTGCCTCCCACATGTCTTTTGCTCTTCCCCAGACTGTATTTATTCCCGTTTAACCTCCTACCCTTCCATAAGCTCTGCTCCAAGTTTGAGGCTCTACTGAGCCTTGTTGGTGCAGGCTCCACAGTACTTTTGTTGCTGCGTGAACCTTACTGGGCCTTTAAGCGTCTTGTAATATCCTAGAAGGGAATTACAGAAAATTTTGAAAGGGAGGAAACAATGTATTCTGCTATTCCTGGAGCTCCTGCTCACCTTAGGCATGGATAATGCAAAAGGCTGAAGCACAAAGGACCAGCCCTTCTTGAATTTAGCCAAGCAGTTGTGAAAAATTTAGCTGCTAGGTTGCTAGCCTTGTAGAAATAGATGAGCTTTGGTCTCCGGATGAAAGGCACTGCAGAAATGTAAGCTCCTTCTCTGTATTCTTGCCAGATCATGGGCTGCGCTAATTAAGATAGGCTCTCCGAAGAGAGTCTGGTGAAATGTGCGGGCAGGATGTCTCAGAGCGCTTGAAGATGAGATCAACATCATTGCTCAAGCCTTTAGCAGTGTCTTGGTTGGAAGCACTTCAGTGTCATTTTATGATTTTTCCCTCAAATATTCTTGTGACTCAAGGCCGTCCTGCTTCCAACCAGAAATCAGTGCTCTCAGAAGGGACCCGTCTTCCCGTGACTTGCAACTCCAACAGCCGTTAGGCATGTCAGGGCTCCCAAACGgcaaaaaatattccatttatgAGATGTCCAtgcctttttctcctcaaaaaaaGAACTAcctggggatggggctgtgccACCACCTTGGTACCCTTGAGGCCCTTAGCACTAAAATGTGGCCAATTCTATTAAGCTTTAAGCACTGAGGAAGATACAGAGGCCAGAACTGGCCTGAAAAACTGAAGATGAAGAGGAAACATGGCCCAAGGAACACACAGATATATTTGGCAGGGCGTCAAAGGGGTCACCAGCAAGTAATGGATTGGTTCCGAAGCACcccctttcccctgctccttgTGCATCCCCTCGGCCAGCAGCCAGAAGGTGTGTGGCACGGGCTGGAGCCCGTTACAGTGCTGACCTGGGTTCACTCCAGGCAGCCTGAGCAGGTCGCGGCCACTCACCACATTCCTCCACTGCCTTAATCCCGGAGATTAAAGCAATTGAGCCTCCATGAATCCAACACCAGCTTTCCTGTCTCCCTCCTGCCACCATACACCATGCTCACACGTCCCAGAGGGGTCTAATCCCTCAGCCTGTGCTGCTCCAGGCAGCCCTCCAAGGGGTCCAAAGAGGCATCATGGCCAACCCTTGTAGGCATCGTGGACTGGGAGGCGACCTTGCCTTGGCAAAACCTTCATCTTTGCAGAGCACCCCCTTTCCACgggagatggagaagagagacAAGACCTGCAGCCTCGCAACCTTGGGACTCTTCACTACAAAGCAGCCAGGCTCCGGCGTCCCTGCACTCCCAGCCCAGATGGTGCTAAAAATGCTGTGGTTGGGAATGAAAAGTCTCTTTCTATGTGGGCACCTCTCAGAGCGAGGGGGCTGTAGGCTGCACAGCCAGCTTTGATCTGCAGGGCATACCACACGGCGAGCTCAGAGCTGAGCCTCCCATGGAGACCGAAGCTCAGCCTCCCAGATTCATCTCGTGGATGGCGTGAACCAGAGCCGCTCGAGGCTGTGCAGGAGCTGTGCCCGAGGGCCTCACCTCCCCTCCCCTTGACAGCAGCCCATGGGCAGTGCCACCAGCGGGACAACGGCAAGTCCTCTCCCTGTgtctttgccttctcctttccaaggctgcctgctccctcctccctcccgctggGATCAGAGCTCAAATCGGCTTTAGCAAAGTGAAACTGGTGCGAGCAGGCAAAGGCCAGGAGATTTGGGGGGATTTGGATTTCACTTGcttcctgccctccccctcctgccccccacgcTCCCCAGGCCATAATGCAAAGGAATCTTGCACGGGCAGAGAAGTTATGGATCACAGAGTAAAGCCCTTCATGGGGCTTAACTGAGCCCTTGCCACCCACCCCAACACCTCTGAGCCGAGGGGAGAGGGGCAAGCATCCAGCGCCCTGCTccgggaggaggaagaagggctagaatctttctgccttcctcttgcAGCCTCCCCTTCTGCCGCCTGGCATCGCGCCGAACTGCGTGCTAAGGGACTGGCTCAATGGCCACAGGCCTGACCCTGTGCCGGGACTCAGCTGCCGATGAGTCAGTACAGAGATGGCGTTGGGCATCGGGGCTGATGCAAGGCgagggctggctgggagcagaaAGCAGCCGGGCGGGCTCTC
Encoded here:
- the SOX10 gene encoding transcription factor SOX-10, with product MADDQDLSEVEMSPVGSEDHHCLSPGPSMASDNSPHLTGSGNGEMGKVKKEQQDSEADDDKFPVCIREAVSQVLSGYDWTLVPMPVRVNGSNKSKPHVKRPMNAFMVWAQAARRKLADQYPHLHNAELSKTLGKLWRLLNESDKRPFIEEAERLRMQHKKDHPDYKYQPRRRKNGKATQGEGEGQVEGEAGGAAAIQAHYKNAHLDHRHPGEGSPMSDGHPEHSSGQSHGPPTPPTTPKTELQAGKADSKREGRSLGEGGKPHIDFGNVDIGEISHEVMSNMETFDVNEFDQYLPPNGHAGHPGHVGGYAAAAAAGYGLGSALAAASGHSAWISKQHGVSLSTATSSVVDSKAQVKTEGSAPGGHYTDQPSTSQIAYTSLSLPHYGSAFPSISRPQFDYPDHQPSGPYYSHSTQASGLYSAFSYMGPSQRPLYTAISDPAPSVPQSHSPTHWEQPVYTTLSRP